The genomic interval TGTGTTCCTAACATTTTGATGAATTTTCTTTGGATGGAGATATACTCATCAAAacattttttggtaaagaaatttaaaaaacaatgataaaagcTAATAAATAAGATAATTGAAAGCTGTTATTTTCAGCAATTTTAATCAGTATTGACCTACCCTATTGGATGCTGTGTGCCTGTTGATTCTtgcttgttttacttttttgttttttgtttttttttttgtcctttataaCATGACCTGACAGGGTGCTGTTCTCACTGCTAATTGCAGACAAGagtccaaaggaaataaatacttAGATGTGAGTTTGTAAGGATTTACTAATTGGAATTGTTAATCTCTAGACAACATCGGGGattcactaaaaaaataaagtatacctTAATAACAATGTTCACCTGATGTGTTAGTGTTTAGACGACAGGCTTGGGAATGCTATGAattatttgtttctgaaaattagcagagcattttgctagttttttattgattttatagtGTATGAAGTAAAGATATAGTAGCTTGGTGAACACTAGAACGAAAACCCGAGGTctaattctcttttgttttatttatcaactttttttccccattattgaGTTTCGTGACTTTCAATAGAGAACAGCACAAGTGTCAAGCTGTGGGGTAAATCTAGGGCCATGCCTTGTCTATCTTTGGCCTTCTGTcttattctcttttaaaacatttttagttgttattttgaaacaattataAGTTCgcaagaaatttcaaaatacgCACCCAGAGGCCTTATATACCCTTTACCCAATCTCATCAATAGTAAAATCTTCGGTACACTACCACATTACACGTtcaaaactaaaacactgacagTGATACAATCCAGAGCTTTTTAAGATTCAACACTTTTCTTTTGGCTATtctagaaaatttatatttttgtatgaatATTATAATTATCCTGTTAATTTATATTAAGAAGCCTTCCTAGAATTGTGATTAGGATTCAGTTGAAGCTACAGATGGAATTTGGAAATAACTGACATCTTACAATATTGAATTGTTTAACTGAAAATCAAATTATACATCTCAATTCTTTTCCTTGTGTCATTAATTTATCTTTgcaaattttgttgttttaagtataCAGATCATTTATGTCTCTGTTCAGATTTATCCCtaagcatttaatattttagtgGTATTTTACATTTCACCATTCTTAATTTCAACTTCTACTTGTTCACTtctaatatataaacatacaattGATTTATATGTTGACCTCCTATCCTGCAATCTTGCTAACCTCAATGATTGTAGAAGCCTTTTTTAAGATTGACTTTTCTACACAGACTCTCATGTAGTCTTTGACAAAAGATACTCTTACTTCTCCCCTTCCGATCTGAATGCCATTTTTTTCCCCGCTGGACACAATTTGCAGTATAAAGTACAACTATGCCCACACTGGTGCACATGTTGGTCTTAGATTGCAGTATGCTGCATGTAAACACTCAGAACAGCTTCCAGCACTTGAATATCCATTCCTCCCTGCACTGCACATACTGGTAGAATTCACGTTGGAATACTACATTTACTATGAACAGACACCCTTCATTTGAAACAAGACTAGGATACACAGGAGAGCATCTTTTTTCAGTAAAGTTTTGACAGACTGAAAGCCAACATTTCAGATTGGAAATAGGACACTTAAATGAACTACATGGACATTGGGTAAATAATATTGGTTGAAATTTGCCTGGCAGTAGGCTAAAAGTAAACTGTCTTCAAGGTGCATATGAAGGAACTGTAGGTGGGAAATGGGATAATTCACATCTACACCAATAATTAGATGTAGCCACACCAGCTTGACGGGATTTCAGGTGAGACATCTAAAATGCTAGGTCATGGTGGGGGCTGGAAgataaaaaatgtattacttaaTATGAAGGGCTGTGGGGAAGAGCTTGAAGGAATCATCCTCTCACTTGATGTGAGCCATGACATTAAACATAGAGAAATGAGGAGTGTTTAAGATCAGTTTGGGATGCATCTTCAGGGGATGGTGAAACAAcaacagcatttggttttctctaCATCCCTTTCATCCTTTGCCCCCAAGCCCAGGGAGTTGCCAGGGAGTTGCCAGGGAGTTGCCAGGGAGTTGTCAGGGAGTTGCCAGGGAGTTGCCAGGGAGTTGTCAGGGAGTTGTCAGGGGTGGTGCTTTGTGATGTCAAAGCCATCCTAGGACTGCCATTGGCTGGGACACTGCCTGTATGATCAAACAAAGCTCAAGGGTGTGGCTTTGCCTGGTCACCAGGAGGGTGCATATAGGGAGGGCAAAAGCTCTGGGACGACCCACTGGCAAGCTTCAATGTAGCTGTGGGTATCTGTACCCTAGAAGGGGCTAGTATACCCATTCTAGTACCTGCCATAATTATGGAAGGTCCAACGTCAAGCACCAacgggaagaagaggaagagtccCTGTGAATCTAGTAATAAAGAAAGTGATGAGGTAAGATTGTTCAGTTTTGTAGGGAACGCTAGGATGAGAGAAGGACACATAGAGATGGGGTGGCTCAAATAGCAGCACAGAAATATTGCAGGCACCTGTGGAAGTGGGGGGCCAGCTTTATGCCATAGCCTACTGCTGTTTACAGTCTGGGGTAATTACAGGCGTGGGTAGGAGGGATCTAAGCACTGTGGTTTGCTGACTTGCAGGTTATTTATGAGATGTTCTTATGATTAGGTGGTTTGGCCCTTGTTCTGGTGaaatatcattgtggtgttccTTAGAGCTTTGCCAAGCAAGATGTGATAGTGATGTTTCTTTAGTGGGGCCTTTGTCTGCCCTGTGCTCAGGTGATTAGGCATGATGTTTCTCACAGCCTGAACCCCCATGGAATGTTTCACTTTGACCAAGGCCTGCAAAATAGCAAAGAGCTTACAAAATGGTGCAGTTTGGACTAACGCGGATGACCCTAGCCAtgctcctcttcttcttccccatAGATCCCTACCCTATGATTCCACCTTGTTCTTCTCTGGCACAAACCTCTTTCTCAACCtgcattttttcttgtaaacaacCCCTCCTGCCAGCACGGCTATTCAGTCTCTACCATTTTCACCAAAAATAACGTCTTTCTGCCCTCTCCCTGGTTTCTTACCAGACACAGGAGACACTGAACGGAGCTTTAGCCTCTGAACAAAGCTTGAAGAAGACCAAAAAATCACAATATCCAACAATATTAGTGTTTTACTACAGGAAGGGtaagaaaatatgttcaaatcAAATGGAGAAAGACCAGTCCCGACAGAATTCCATTGATCCAATCCAAGAGGAGGGGGACAAAGACCTAGGCCCATGTGAAGGATCTTCACAGAAGGACGAAAACCTAGACTCATGGGAAGGATACTCACAAGAGGATGAAGACCTAGATGACTCAGCTGAAGGATCTTCACAGGAGGCCGAAGACCTAGACTCATGTGAAGGATCTTCACAGAAGGACGAAGAGCTCGACCCATGTGAGGGATCTTCACACAACGACAAAGACCTTGACCCATGGGAAGAATCTTCACAGAAGGACGAAGACCTCGACTCATGGGAAGGATACTCACAGGAGGATGAAGACCTCGACTCATATGGAGGATCTTCAAAGAAGGATGAAGACCTCGACTCATATGAAGGATCTTCAAAGAAGGATGAAGACCTCGGCCCATGGGAAGGATCTTCACAGAAGGACGAAGACCTCGACTCATGGGAAGGATATTCACAGGAGGATGAAGACCTCGATTCATATGAAGGATCTTCAAAGAAGGACGAAGACCTCGACTCATATGAAGGATATTCAAAGAAGAATGAAGACCTCGACTCATGGGAAGGATATTCACAGGAGGATGAAGACCTCGACTCATATGAAGGATCTTCAAAGAAGGATGAAGACCTCGACTCATATGAAGGATATTCAAAGAAGGATGAAGACCTCGGCCCATGGGAAGGATCTTCACAGAAGGACGAAGACCTCGACTCATGGGAAGGATACTCACAGGAGGATGAAGACCTTGACTCATATGAAGGATCTTCAAAGAAGGATGAAGACCTCGACTCATATGAAGGATCTTCAAAGAAGGATGAAGACCTCGGCCCATGGGAAGGATCTTCACAGAAGGACAAAGACCTTGACTCATGGGAAGGATCTTCACAGGAGAACGCAGACCGCGACACATGGGAAGGATCTTCACAGAGGGACGAAGACGTCGACCCATTGGAAGGACCTTCACAGAAGTACAAAGACCTCGACCCATGTAAAAAGTCTTCACAGCAGGACGAAGACCTCAACTCATGTGAATGCTCTTCACAGAAGGATAAAGACCTCAACTGATGTGACAGATCCTCACAGGAGGGTGGGCAGGATTAGTCACATGGGGAGAAACCCAATTGGacaagtaacaacaacaacaaaataaatgttgagaAGCTGATGACTGAGTGTCTCTCTGCCTGTTTTCTGATGGTGAGGAGGATAGAAAGGGGAGAGGTAGGCATTCGAGAAGGGAGGGATATGAGGTCCTATAGGGTTGGTGGGCAGATGCACAGGTGTGGCAGACATTCTGAATAAGGACTTGGTGAAGGACTGATTCCTGGAGACAAATCTTCTTCCTAAAATTTTATCCCACAGGAGACAAAGTAGAGGATTTGGTGTTTCTTGGAGCATGTACATAATTAGAAGGGCacaaaaaaaaagctgcattGTATGTAGGTGACCGTGACACTCTTTCCACAATGAAGACATCAAAATCAACACCTCCAGGACATATACCTCATGGTAGTGTGTTTTCTAACTCACTCAACTCTTTGAGCAACTGAACACCCTCTAAAAGACCAAGAACCTCAACCTACGGAAAGTAAAACAGCACATCACACACACTAGAATGATGCTATTTGCAGGACATGGTCCCAATAGTAAGGCACTTCTTTGATAAGAAACTCTAGGTGGAGCAGGAGCCTACCAAATTTGGGATACTGGGAGTGGCCATTGTCTACTGCAGGCAATAAACGAAAGCATAGTCTACGGAGAATTTGAACACAATCATACAAGTACAAGTTGATACTTTTATTACCACTTCCATACACCAGTATTTCCATAGAATGTCAGTGACTAAgaattgcatgttcttcacatgtaccacaaaacctaaaatgcaattaaaaaaacaaacaaagaaaaaaggatttcttccatggaaaaaaatcctgtttctatTGGAGGGAATACAGTAGAGTGGTTTTGGCATCAAGTGTAGAGGGCTGAGGTCTGTTCCTCGGGTTAATTGCTCAAGACGCACTCCTGTTGATTTACTCATTCACTCTCCTTTATTTCCACGACCCAGTTTTATTCCTCTTGTCTACATTGGCAATCGTTGTAATGCATTGATGTGCATCCTTTTCTCTGTATGAGTGTTAACATATGTCTCATACTGTTTGTGGACATTAGTTTTCAATTTCTGTATCCATCATCAATTCTTGTTTCACTCAGCCCTGTTTTTAAGATGCATCTGTGTATGTCTAATCTGTTCTTCTTTGTAAATGGATATGTCAggtacatttttgtattttctaaattttagaaagatattttgatttttaatatttgtacacACCTTCTTGTCCATGTTTTACGTTATACCttagtattacattttctttcaagagACTGTGCATAGTATCAtgcatttaattttgatttccaCATGGTCAATGTTAGTATGTAGAAGTATGATggattttttacttttactttaaagAAATGTTGTTATGAtatttgaggtttacaacatATTATGGAATACAGGAACTAAAATTGTTACTGTGGTCAAGCACATTAGCATATCTctcttctcagattttttttttttaattacaatggagtttcgctcttgttaaacaggctggagtgcaatagagcaatctcggctctccgcaacctccgcctcctgggttcaggcaattctcctgcctcagcctcttgagtagctgggattacaggtgtgaaccaccacacccagcctcttctctaatttttaagtgtgtgaaaatagcagcaaaaatcttatttaacaaaaattcatAAGACAATTTCCTTTAGCCCCTCTGTACATTAGATCTTTAGGCTTGTTCATCCTACATATCTGCCATTTTATATccttcaacctccatctcctcatttcccctcccacctccaatGTTTCATTCTTTACCTCCGTCTATTTGAGCCCCTAAGTTATACAGTCTACATATGAGACCattgaatcattttctttttgtctggatTATTTAACTTAGTGTGATATTCTCCAGGATCATTCATGTTGTGGCAGATGTGAAGATCTCCTCTTTAAgatcaaataatattttgttctgtataaatatatgtaactacaccctcccccgccccccccagTCACATTTTcaaatccattcatccactgatgggcatttaatttgtctctatatcttggctattgttaataatgctacaatgaatatGAGActgcagatatatatttttttagacagagtctcgctctgttgccaaggctggagtgcagtggtgtgatctaggctcactgcaacctctgcctcctggactcaagtgattctccagcctcagcctccagagtagctgggactacaagcatgtgccaccacacctggctaagttttgtatttttagtagagacagggtttcaacatattggtcaggctggtcttaaactcctgacctggtgatccatccacctgggcctcccaaagtgctgggattacaggtgtgaaccactgtgaccagccaagAGTGAAGATATCTTTATGAGGCTGTGATTTCATCTCCTCTGGGTATTTATACAGAAGAAGGATTGCTGTGTCATATGGTAGTcactgtttttttaagatggagtttcactctgtcacccaggctggagtgcaatggtgtaatttaggctcactgcaacctccacctccctggttcaagtgattctcctacatcagcctcctgagtagccgggactacaggcatgtgccaccacacatggctaatttttgtatttttactatagatgagttttcactatgttggccaggctggtcgtaaactcctgacctcaagagatatgcctgtctcagcctcccaaagggctgggattacaggcatgagccgccatgcccagcggccaactttttcatttctttagtaacctccatactgttttacaTAATGGTTATACCAATCTAcgtttccaccaacagtgtaccagGGTTCTTTCTTCTCCACACCCTCATCAACATTtgctatttattgtctttttgataacagcatTCTTAATGTGTGTGAAGTGATGCAGTGGTTTTAATTAggcatttttcttataattaattATACTGAATGCCTTTTACTATATCTGTTAACATGTCAAAATACTATGGAGAACTACCAGAGTATCTTTACTCAGTCTCCTCCACTGATCTTGCAAAAGTATAGTACAACATCACAACCAGGAAACGGACATTAAataccagatgtgggtgatggggggaagaaggcagcaaatcaccttgccatgtatgtacctatgtaacgattctgcatgatctgcacatgtaccttagGT from Callithrix jacchus isolate 240 chromosome X, calJac240_pri, whole genome shotgun sequence carries:
- the LOC144581145 gene encoding uncharacterized protein LOC144581145, producing MEGPTSSTNGKKRKSPCESSNKESDETQETLNGALASEQSLKKTKKSQYPTILVFYYRKGKKICSNQMEKDQSRQNSIDPIQEEGDKDLGPCEGSSQKDENLDSWEGYSQEDEDLDDSAEGSSQEAEDLDSCEGSSQKDEELDPCEGSSHNDKDLDPWEESSQKDEDLDSWEGYSQEDEDLDSYGGSSKKDEDLDSYEGSSKKDEDLGPWEGSSQKDEDLDSWEGYSQEDEDLDSYEGSSKKDEDLDSYEGYSKKNEDLDSWEGYSQEDEDLDSYEGSSKKDEDLDSYEGYSKKDEDLGPWEGSSQKDEDLDSWEGYSQEDEDLDSYEGSSKKDEDLDSYEGSSKKDEDLGPWEGSSQKDKDLDSWEGSSQENADRDTWEGSSQRDEDVDPLEGPSQKYKDLDPCKKSSQQDEDLNSCECSSQKDKDLN